A stretch of the Marivirga tractuosa DSM 4126 genome encodes the following:
- the guaA gene encoding glutamine-hydrolyzing GMP synthase: MTEQIIILDFGSQYTQLIARRVRELNVYCEIHPFYDAPELTPDVKGVILSGSPCSVRDEDSPKIDLTKYRGKVPLLGVCYGAQYLAQNNGGEVLPSEIREYGRAKLTSFDQDHDLLKNLTKGSQVWMSHGDTIKTLPEGFKIIASTPSVEVAAFELENEPTYGIQFHPEVTHTLEGKQLLENFLLKICGCAQDWTSEIFADITIAELKEQLGNDKVVLGLSGGVDSSVAAMLIHHAIGKNLYCIFVDNGLLRKNEFEEVLESYKHMGLNVKGVDAKDQFYKALAGISDPEGKRKAIGRTFIEVFDQEAKAIKDVKWLAQGTIYPDIIESVSVKGPSATIKSHHNVGGLPEKMNLKVVEPLKTLFKDGVRSVGRALEIDHKILGRHPFPGPGLAIRILGDVTPEKVHIIQEVDAIFIGMMKERGLYDQVWQAGSILLPIQSVGVMGDERTYERVVALRAVASVDGMTADWVHLPYDFLSDVSNEIINKVKGVNRVVYDISSKPPATIEWE, from the coding sequence ATGACAGAGCAAATTATTATTCTTGATTTTGGGTCGCAGTACACCCAACTCATTGCCCGAAGAGTCCGCGAACTCAATGTTTATTGTGAAATTCACCCGTTTTATGATGCCCCAGAACTTACACCTGATGTAAAAGGTGTGATTCTTTCTGGAAGCCCTTGTTCAGTAAGGGATGAAGATTCTCCAAAAATTGATTTAACGAAGTATAGAGGTAAAGTTCCACTTTTGGGCGTGTGCTATGGCGCACAATATCTTGCCCAAAATAACGGAGGAGAGGTTCTGCCTTCAGAGATAAGAGAATATGGTCGGGCTAAATTAACAAGCTTTGATCAGGATCATGATTTGCTGAAAAATTTAACAAAAGGATCTCAGGTCTGGATGTCTCACGGAGACACTATCAAAACTTTGCCTGAGGGTTTCAAAATTATAGCCAGCACCCCTTCTGTGGAAGTGGCAGCTTTTGAACTAGAAAATGAGCCTACTTATGGGATCCAATTTCATCCTGAAGTAACTCACACTTTAGAAGGTAAACAATTATTAGAAAATTTCTTACTAAAAATTTGTGGTTGTGCTCAAGATTGGACTTCCGAGATTTTTGCCGATATCACAATTGCTGAACTGAAAGAGCAGTTAGGTAATGATAAGGTGGTTTTAGGACTATCAGGAGGGGTTGATTCCTCAGTTGCAGCTATGCTGATTCATCATGCAATTGGTAAAAATCTATATTGTATTTTTGTGGATAATGGATTGCTGAGAAAGAATGAATTCGAGGAGGTATTGGAATCTTACAAACACATGGGATTAAATGTGAAAGGTGTCGATGCTAAAGATCAATTCTATAAAGCATTGGCAGGTATTTCAGACCCGGAAGGGAAGAGAAAAGCAATTGGAAGAACTTTTATTGAAGTATTTGACCAGGAAGCCAAAGCTATAAAAGATGTGAAATGGTTGGCACAAGGAACCATTTATCCTGATATTATTGAATCTGTTTCAGTAAAAGGACCATCAGCTACAATAAAATCTCACCACAACGTAGGAGGCCTTCCAGAAAAGATGAATTTAAAAGTAGTGGAGCCGCTTAAAACACTTTTTAAAGACGGAGTACGTTCGGTAGGAAGAGCTCTTGAAATAGATCATAAAATTTTAGGCAGGCATCCATTTCCAGGACCAGGTTTGGCGATCAGGATTTTGGGTGATGTAACACCAGAAAAAGTTCATATTATTCAAGAAGTTGATGCTATATTCATTGGCATGATGAAAGAAAGAGGGCTTTATGATCAAGTTTGGCAAGCAGGTTCTATCCTTTTACCTATTCAATCTGTTGGTGTAATGGGAGATGAAAGAACGTATGAAAGAGTTGTAGCACTAAGAGCAGTTGCTAGTGTTGATGGAATGACCGCTGATTGGGTGCATTTGCCATATGATTTCTTGAGTGATGTATCAAATGAAATTATTAATAAAGTTAAGGGCGTAAATAGAGTGGTTTATGACATAAGTTCAAAGCCACCAGCTACTATTGAGTGGGAGTAA
- a CDS encoding ABC transporter substrate-binding protein, translated as MRLKPIVIFGVFFILSAVQLKAQSNYQSDYLSGKNYFRAGEYQRAQNHFKKLLDINENNPFYLYATYFYGLSAYESGDVALGMEALRGILATHPEWDNIEEVKVWYGKMLLEEGDLFKGIELLNDVKSDDVKAIANDLKKGLLSRYDSIPELQKAIELNPYDKILAQHLANRISRQPLVERKVELMEFLIDSFDLNKSGFDYIDESVSQKKDVYRVGVMLPFMAEGLSTSKGNKGNQFILDIYQGISQAVLELNKEEKRIELYAYDTQQDSAATAELLASGDLLQMDMIIGPLYPDPAKLVREYSGANRINMVNPLSTNSVTIGTNPYSFLMKSTPETRAKIAAQYAVKHYENKNATIFYGDKEQDSVFAYSYKSLLEADSFNISWMAASRSPMASTEILRSLTEVFETDTLPDSDKVYISNTVKVKVGEEDSLILSRDTLGHIMVASSDNLLVSNVLSALDTRRDSIPVIAFDDLLEMNQISFDQLQRMKVVMIGQNYFDFSSPKVAEFKENYRKTYNKLPSQYSYDGYETMRYFGEQLIEYGNYFQYGIYKEGFQPGYLYFGFDYTNANDNQVVPITTMESLELKLLNYENVEDKPSEFKE; from the coding sequence ATGCGACTAAAACCAATTGTCATTTTTGGAGTGTTTTTTATTTTAAGTGCTGTCCAGCTTAAAGCACAGTCAAATTATCAGTCAGATTATTTGTCAGGAAAGAATTATTTCAGAGCAGGGGAATATCAAAGAGCACAAAATCATTTCAAAAAGCTATTGGATATAAATGAAAACAATCCTTTTTATCTATATGCCACTTATTTTTATGGGTTGTCTGCTTATGAATCAGGTGATGTTGCATTGGGAATGGAAGCCCTACGAGGAATATTGGCTACTCATCCTGAATGGGATAATATTGAAGAGGTTAAAGTATGGTATGGGAAAATGCTATTGGAGGAAGGAGATTTATTTAAAGGCATTGAGCTTTTAAATGATGTGAAATCAGATGATGTAAAAGCTATTGCAAATGATTTAAAGAAAGGTTTACTGTCCCGATATGACAGTATTCCAGAATTACAAAAAGCGATCGAACTTAATCCTTACGATAAAATTTTAGCGCAGCATTTAGCGAATAGAATAAGTAGGCAACCATTAGTAGAGAGAAAAGTGGAGCTGATGGAATTCCTTATTGACTCATTTGATTTAAATAAGAGTGGCTTTGACTATATAGATGAAAGCGTATCTCAAAAAAAGGATGTTTATAGAGTAGGCGTTATGCTCCCTTTTATGGCTGAAGGCTTAAGCACTTCAAAAGGAAATAAAGGCAATCAGTTTATTCTGGATATTTACCAAGGAATATCACAAGCTGTACTAGAATTAAATAAGGAGGAAAAACGAATTGAGCTTTATGCGTATGACACTCAACAAGACAGTGCTGCAACTGCTGAGCTATTGGCAAGTGGAGATTTGCTTCAAATGGATATGATTATTGGCCCACTGTATCCCGATCCAGCAAAGTTGGTGAGAGAATATTCTGGTGCTAATCGCATCAATATGGTTAACCCACTTTCAACTAATTCGGTAACTATTGGCACTAATCCTTACTCGTTTTTGATGAAATCCACTCCAGAAACGAGGGCTAAAATAGCTGCTCAATATGCGGTAAAACACTATGAAAATAAGAATGCTACCATTTTTTATGGTGATAAGGAACAAGATTCTGTATTTGCCTACTCTTATAAAAGTTTACTAGAAGCTGACTCATTCAATATAAGCTGGATGGCAGCATCAAGATCACCGATGGCAAGCACTGAAATTCTAAGGTCTTTGACAGAGGTTTTTGAAACAGATACGTTGCCAGATTCCGACAAAGTTTATATAAGTAACACTGTAAAAGTGAAGGTCGGGGAAGAAGATTCTTTGATTTTAAGTAGAGATACTCTCGGTCATATTATGGTAGCCTCATCAGATAATTTATTAGTGTCCAATGTGTTGAGTGCCCTTGATACTCGAAGGGACAGTATTCCTGTCATTGCTTTTGATGATTTACTGGAAATGAATCAAATTTCTTTTGATCAATTGCAAAGAATGAAAGTGGTGATGATAGGTCAAAATTATTTTGATTTTAGCTCTCCTAAGGTGGCCGAGTTTAAGGAGAATTATAGGAAAACTTATAACAAATTACCTTCTCAATATAGTTATGATGGATATGAAACTATGAGGTATTTTGGTGAGCAACTAATAGAATATGGTAATTATTTCCAATATGGAATTTATAAAGAAGGCTTTCAGCCAGGTTATTTATATTTCGGTTTCGATTATACCAATGCAAATGACAATCAGGTAGTGCCAATTACTACTATGGAATCATTGGAATTGAAATTGCTGAATTACGAGAACGTTGAAGACAAGCCATCAGAATTTAAAGAATAA
- the hemL gene encoding glutamate-1-semialdehyde 2,1-aminomutase — translation MLDKSRSKELFKKAQNFIPGGVNSPVRAFKAVGGDPIFIKSAKGAYMYDEDDNRYIDLINSWGPMILGHGNGAIEAAVADALKSSLSFGAPTSKEIEIAELITHMVPSIEKVRMVNSGTEATMSAIRLARGFTGRDKILKFEGCYHGHGDSFLIAAGSGAATMGTPNSPGVTKGTAKDTLTAPFNDLDAVKKIAEQNKGQIAALIVEPVAGNMGCVIPKEGYLQGLREVCDKEGIVLIFDEVMTGFRLSKAGAQGIFGVKPDITTLGKIIGGGMPVGAYGGKKEIMDFVSPQGPVYQAGTLSGNPIAMSAGLMMLHYLNDHDEVYEQIGASGQYLAKEIAKVNTALGKNYTINQLGSMISLFFNEEAVENFDGTKACDTEMFGKYFQGMLNEGVYLPPAQYESWFLSTSLSAEDLDHIVKSHEKVLKNLLA, via the coding sequence ATGTTGGATAAGTCAAGAAGCAAAGAATTATTTAAAAAAGCACAAAATTTTATCCCAGGTGGAGTTAATTCTCCAGTTCGAGCATTTAAAGCGGTAGGAGGGGATCCGATTTTCATAAAAAGTGCAAAGGGTGCCTATATGTACGATGAAGATGATAATCGCTATATAGACCTGATCAATTCTTGGGGGCCGATGATTTTAGGACATGGAAATGGAGCAATAGAAGCAGCTGTTGCTGATGCATTAAAGAGTTCATTGTCGTTTGGCGCACCAACTTCTAAAGAAATAGAGATAGCTGAGTTGATCACGCATATGGTACCATCTATTGAGAAGGTGAGAATGGTGAATTCAGGCACGGAAGCAACTATGTCTGCTATTAGGCTTGCAAGAGGTTTTACTGGAAGAGATAAGATTTTGAAATTTGAAGGTTGCTACCATGGCCATGGCGATAGTTTTTTGATTGCCGCAGGTAGTGGTGCTGCCACTATGGGAACTCCTAATTCCCCGGGAGTAACAAAAGGGACTGCAAAAGATACTTTAACTGCCCCATTCAACGATTTGGATGCTGTGAAGAAGATTGCTGAACAGAATAAGGGTCAGATAGCAGCACTGATTGTAGAGCCTGTTGCTGGTAACATGGGCTGTGTAATTCCGAAAGAAGGATATTTACAAGGATTAAGAGAGGTTTGTGATAAAGAAGGGATAGTATTGATATTTGATGAAGTGATGACTGGTTTCAGATTGTCAAAAGCTGGTGCTCAGGGCATATTTGGAGTAAAACCAGATATTACTACACTTGGAAAAATCATAGGAGGAGGTATGCCTGTTGGTGCCTATGGCGGTAAAAAGGAAATCATGGATTTTGTATCGCCTCAAGGCCCTGTTTATCAAGCAGGAACACTTTCAGGAAATCCTATTGCAATGTCTGCTGGATTGATGATGTTACATTATCTAAATGACCATGATGAAGTATATGAGCAAATAGGTGCTTCGGGTCAATATTTAGCAAAAGAAATCGCTAAAGTAAATACTGCACTGGGTAAAAACTATACGATTAACCAATTGGGGTCAATGATAAGTCTTTTCTTTAATGAAGAAGCTGTAGAAAACTTTGATGGTACCAAAGCTTGCGATACTGAAATGTTTGGCAAGTATTTTCAGGGCATGCTAAACGAAGGGGTATATTTGCCTCCTGCACAATATGAATCATGGTTTTTATCTACCTCTTTATCGGCTGAAGATTTAGATCACATAGTGAAATCACATGAAAAAGTTTTAAAAAACCTCTTAGCATAA
- a CDS encoding cation:proton antiporter produces the protein MGVLDLITLLIFLAAVFTFINVNYLKLPSTIGLMIIALVLSILILLSGYVFPEITDLAISIVSEFDFKEVLLDVMLSFLLFAGALSINVKELKEERWPILIFATVGVLISTFVVGFLMFYVFAFFGYEIDLIYCLLFGALISPTDPIAVLALLSEAKVSKKLEIKIAGESLFNDGIGVVTFLTILGLAQTGVENFSVGSTLGLFGIEVGGGILLGAVFGFFGLKLLEIIDNAHVELEVLVTLSLVMVSYRAAEFFHISGPLAVVVLGLFLSKEGHAADSKKATGDYVYKFWHLVDEALNAILFILIGLEIIVISKEYHPDYFLIGLCAIVVVLFARLVGVGIPVKIMERLRSFEKNTLAILTWGGLRGGISVALALSIPDDFEAKNIILSATYSVVVFSILVQGLTIKKLVPKK, from the coding sequence ATGGGAGTATTAGATTTAATCACACTGTTAATTTTTTTGGCAGCTGTCTTTACCTTTATTAATGTCAATTATTTAAAGCTACCTTCCACTATAGGATTAATGATAATAGCATTAGTCCTGTCTATCTTAATACTTTTATCTGGTTATGTTTTTCCGGAAATTACTGATTTAGCAATTTCTATAGTCTCAGAGTTTGATTTTAAAGAAGTGTTGCTTGACGTAATGCTAAGTTTCTTATTGTTTGCAGGCGCATTATCCATCAACGTAAAAGAACTTAAAGAAGAACGTTGGCCGATTTTAATCTTTGCTACTGTTGGGGTTCTCATTTCTACTTTTGTGGTAGGCTTTTTAATGTTTTATGTATTCGCTTTTTTCGGGTATGAAATAGATTTAATTTACTGTCTACTTTTTGGAGCTTTAATTTCCCCAACTGATCCAATAGCTGTGTTGGCCTTACTATCCGAGGCAAAGGTTTCCAAAAAGCTAGAAATAAAAATTGCTGGTGAGTCGCTTTTCAATGATGGTATTGGTGTGGTTACCTTTTTGACCATATTGGGCTTAGCACAAACAGGAGTCGAAAATTTTAGTGTAGGAAGTACCTTAGGTCTTTTTGGAATTGAAGTAGGAGGTGGAATTCTACTTGGAGCAGTCTTTGGCTTTTTTGGTTTGAAATTGTTGGAGATTATTGATAATGCACATGTGGAATTAGAGGTATTAGTGACGCTATCTTTGGTGATGGTTTCCTATCGAGCTGCTGAATTTTTTCATATTTCAGGACCATTAGCTGTTGTAGTTTTAGGTTTGTTTCTTAGTAAAGAAGGACATGCTGCCGATTCCAAGAAAGCAACTGGCGACTACGTCTACAAATTTTGGCACTTAGTGGATGAGGCTCTTAATGCTATTTTGTTCATTTTAATAGGTCTTGAAATTATCGTTATTTCAAAAGAGTATCATCCAGATTATTTCTTAATTGGATTATGCGCCATTGTAGTTGTTTTATTTGCACGATTGGTTGGCGTTGGAATTCCAGTTAAAATAATGGAAAGGCTTAGGTCTTTTGAGAAAAATACTTTAGCAATTCTAACTTGGGGAGGTTTGCGAGGAGGTATTTCAGTTGCCTTAGCTCTTTCGATACCAGATGATTTTGAAGCGAAAAATATAATTCTCTCTGCTACTTATTCTGTTGTGGTATTCTCTATACTAGTTCAGGGATTAACCATAAAGAAATTGGTGCCAAAGAAGTAA
- a CDS encoding pentapeptide repeat-containing protein, producing the protein MEKIIAEETFNALDFTDSPLEIAEYEECKFKNCNFQNYDLSGFKFIDCDFEECNLSSVKMKNTSLQTVAFKECKILGVHFDECSSFGLSLNFENCQLKHSIFFQLQLPKTKFINSNLIDVDFGECDLRDSQFQYSDLSGAVFENCDLQNADFRNANNYNFDPEMNKLKNAKFSIDGLPGLLAKYKIKIEH; encoded by the coding sequence ATGGAAAAAATAATAGCTGAAGAGACTTTTAATGCACTAGATTTTACAGACTCTCCCTTAGAAATTGCGGAATATGAAGAGTGTAAATTCAAAAATTGTAACTTTCAAAATTATGATCTTTCAGGTTTTAAATTTATAGATTGTGATTTTGAGGAGTGTAATTTAAGTTCAGTAAAAATGAAAAATACCTCTTTACAAACAGTAGCATTTAAAGAATGTAAAATATTAGGCGTTCATTTTGATGAATGTAGTAGCTTTGGCTTATCCCTGAATTTTGAAAATTGCCAGCTTAAACATTCTATATTTTTTCAACTTCAACTACCTAAAACCAAATTTATCAACTCAAATCTTATAGATGTTGACTTTGGCGAATGCGATCTTCGAGATTCACAATTTCAGTATTCAGATTTATCGGGGGCTGTTTTTGAAAATTGTGATTTACAAAACGCAGATTTCAGAAATGCTAATAATTACAATTTTGATCCAGAAATGAATAAACTTAAGAATGCAAAATTTTCTATTGATGGACTTCCTGGACTGTTGGCTAAGTATAAAATAAAAATAGAGCATTAG